The Phormidium yuhuli AB48 DNA window ACGAATCCAGTCTGTATCGGGGAGATTGTCATCATCAAGGAAACCCACCAGTTCCCCTTGGGCCGCTTCCACAGCCCGCTGACGGGCGAAGGCTAGCCCCTTTTGGCCTTCTTGGATAATCTTGAGAGGAAGGCGATCGCCATAGCTTTGACAGATGTAGGAGGTTGCATCGGTACTGCAATTGTCGATAATTAGCAGTTCCCAGGTGATCGACTCTGGGGTATATTGGCGACAGTCACAGAGGCGATCGAGAACTCGGGGAATACGAGTTTCACCGTTATGGGTACAGATGGCGATCGTTAAATCCACAGAATCTTCAGGGAAAGAACGGAAGGAAAGAGAACGTCACGAATGGGTTATGCACTTGGGATTGATTTTGGCACATCGGGCCTGCGGGCCATCCTAATCAATGAGGCAAAAAAACCGATTTGGCAGACGCGAGTTTCCTTAGAACAACAAACCCCAAGGGCCTGGTGGATGGGGTTGTCTACAGTTTTAGACGAAATTCCTGAACTTTGGCGGCCCGGACTCCTGGCGATCGCCCTCAACGGAACTTCAGGAACGGTTCTTCTCTGCGATGACCGGGGACAGCCTATCTCTGACACTCTACTTTACAACGACTCCCGCGCCAATTCCGTCTCATCCCAGGTTCAACACCTCGTTCCCCCCCAACATCCCGCCGCCAGTAGCACCTCCAGTTTTAGCAAACTGATCTGGTTTCGTCAGCAATCCTCTCTCCCGGGAAATAGCTATTTTCTCCATCAAGCAGACTGGCTAAGTTTCCGGCTTCACGGACAACTGGGAATCAGTGATTATCACAACAGTCTGAAATTAGGCTACGATCCGCAATCCTTAAGCTATCCCGATTGGATTCCCCAAGATAACCCACGGCTTCCCCATGTTGTCGCCCCCGGAACAGCCATTGGGCCCCTAACGCCCGATATCTCCCGACGCTTTGGCCTTCCTAAGACTTGTCAGGTTCATGCAGGAACCACGGATAGTATTGCGGCGTTTTTGGCCAGTGGGGCCAGTCAGCCGGGGGAGGCGGTGACATCGTTGGGGTCTACGTTAGTTTTAAAACTTCTCAGTCATCAGCGGGTTGATGATAGCCGTTATGGGGTTTATAGTCACCGTTTGGGGGATTTATGGCTAACGGGGGGTGCATCGAACACGGGGGGTGCGGTTCTGCAACGGTTCTTCTCTCAAGGTGAGTTAGAGGAGTTGAGCGATCGCCTCCCCCATCCCCCCAGTCCTCTACAGTACTACCCACTCTTACAACCGGGGGAACGTTTCCCGATCAATGACCCCGATTATCCCCCACAATTAGAGCCAAAACCGGACAATTCCTTAGACTTTCTCCACGGACTTCTGGATAGTATGGCTCGAATTGAAGCCCAAGGCTATCAACGCTTACGGGAACTGGGGGCCCCGGAACTAAAACGGGTTTACACCGCCGGAGGTGGGGCAAACAATGACGCTTGGATGCGCTTACGAGAGGCACGATTGGGAGTTCCAGTCACTCGCTCTTTGGAAACTGAAGCGGCTTATGGAACGGCGTTATTAGCGTTCAGTTCTGGTCTGAAGTTGCCTTGAAAATTTTTCAAAACAGGTCGTTAGCTCAGGTAAAAGGTTCAAGGCTTTTTCTAGATTGGGTTGTAATTGTTGGTAATCAATGGTGGTTCCATAGCCATGCCGAAAGAAATGACGAAATCCTCGTAAGCTATTAAGAAGTGCATAGGTCTGCGAGTCCAAAAAGGCGGGGCGAATATCGGGAACCTCGACGGTCATGCGCTTCAAGAGTAAATGATGCCATTGACTGGCATCGCTGATGTTATTTTCAAAATACTTGGCAACAATTTGTAGGAGTTCTTCAGAAGCGCCATAGATATTATGAATTTGATAGGCGATGCTCTCCAGGAGGATTTCATCCTCGGGGTTGAGGGAGTCAGCCCGCTGTTTTATTTTTTTGTCAATATCACGAATAATGATAAATTGTGCCTCTAAGTCAGCGATTAAGAGGCGTTTTTTGGGGTCGTCCACAGGAGTCCTGCCTCGCGAATTTTATCGGCAAAGTGGCATTTCTTTAATTCTATCACATCGACATCCCGATTCATATCAGTCATCATAAAACTAATCATCAGAAACATCCCCTCTACATCCACTTGTTCCACCGCAATATCGATATCGGAGTGGGGCTGAAACTGATAGGGACGAATCAAGGAACCAAAAATATAGGCTTGCTTCACACCATAGGTTGGTCCATGGTCATCGAGCCACTGCTGAACGGATTTCAAAACCTGCTGACGCTGGTTTTCGTTCCGGGTCGCCTGTTCTTTGAGTATCCTATCTAATGTATCCGTATTGAAACTCATTATGTCCTCTCAGAAGGGTCTCCAGTCATGGCGGCGGGGAGGTCAGACCTTGAAGATATTTGCCAGTCCCTAAAATAGATTATATTCAATCGAGAAATAAATGCCATTTCCCTGTAGGGAGTTCCCCCGATCGCCCACTCCCACTAAGGGAATCCCCCAATCGAGGGTGGCTGAAAAATTGTTGGCCAGGTCCCAGCGTAAGCCTAAGCCAGTTCCGACAAGGGTTTGCGGATTGGGAATTTCCCGATCGCCCCCCAAATTCCAAACGGTTCCCACATCGATAAAGGGAGCAATTTGTAGGGTTCCCCAGCCTCTGGGGTCTTGAATGAGGGGATAGCGGAATTCTAGGGAGGCGATAATCCCACTATCGCCAACCCGTTGATTTTGTAGATAGCCGCGAACGGTATCGGGGCCACCCAAACCAAACTGGGAAATGGGAAGGAGAGAATCGGCGGACAATTGACTGGCGACTCGTGCAACCAGGAGGGTATCAGGGGAGAGCGATCGCACCCATTGGAATTGTCCCAGCCAGGCGAAAAACCGGCCATCGGGGTCATCGTCGTTGCGGGTTGCATTGAACGCATCGAGTCCGAGACTCAACTGCGATCGCGCCGCCACCACCTCAGCGGGGGACCGAGAGGACCATTCCTGGGTGAATCGTAAAACCGTCAAATTCGAGCGACCCTGTTGTGGACCGTCGGAAAAGGAAAAGGGGTCATTGTCCGATATAAAGGTGCGCGATCGCTCTATCCCCAAAGACAGGCTTAGCCGAAACTGATCGTTAGGGGTTTCCCAAAGGGGATGAGAAATACCGAACTCCCAGTTTTCCTCAGTCGAGCGGATTCCCAAGACATCAAAGGGCCGCTGCACCACCCGCGATCGCCCCCGCTTATAAAGGAAGGAGAGACGAGTATTCTCGGCATTAATAGGGATCTGATATTCAATTCTCCCCTCTCGCACCCCGTCCGTGAGTGCAAATTCCCCCCGTAGGGAATCGCCAATCCCCAGGGGACTGTGAAACTCCAGTTGTGCGGAGGGACGGATTGAGCCAACATTAGGAGAATTACGATTGGCTAATCCCAACCCTCCCTCAACGGGAGAGGCTTCGGTCACATTTAGCCGTAACTCACTCAAGCCTGGGGCCCGTCCCGCCACAAGTTCCGCTCGCACTGAGGTGATGGCTGGATCTTGTTGTAGCAGTTGTAGGGCCTGTTCCAACTGGGGTAAACTCAGGGGAGGTTGAGCGGCGCGACCAATGCGGCGGCGGATATAGCCCTCGGACAAGCGACTGACCCCCTCTAGGCTGAGGCGATCTAAACGTCCTTCCACCACCTGCACCTGGACCACCCCATCGCTGACATCCTGGGGAGGAATAAAAGCCCCCGATGTGGTGTAGCCATTGGCCACATAGAGGTCAGTAATCTCTGTGCGTAAGTTGATTAAATCTTCAAAGACCAGCGATCGCCCCTCATAGGCTTCGATGATGGGGGCCAATTCCTCCCCTGAGAACACCGTATTTCCCAAAAGCTGAATTTCCCGGACTAGAATCTCCCCCACCGCGTCCGAGGGGTCGTCTGGCTGTGCGGGAGGGTCAAGGGGGGGAACTAAAATCTCGGGACTCGGGGGAGGGAGGCGATCAGGAAGTGGCGGTAACTCAGGGAATTGAGGGGGAGGCGTTTGGGCGATCGCCAAGTCCCCCCCGAGTCCTGCGGTGAGGAGTCCCGCCATCCCAACCCCTCCCAGCCACAACCAACAGGGAACTTTCATGGAATATCGCTGAAGGGACAACTTGAAGAGTGGATCATGAAGACCTCAGCCAGATGCTTCTGGATCGGGGGGACAGGGCGATCGCTTGGGTCAGGAGTTACGTTGTTATCCAAGGATTCGGTTGGAGAATCAGGAGAATTCTATATAGTATCCGGTTAGGGCGTTGGGACAAAGGCCATCTGCCAAAAGGCTTGTTCCTGACGAGCCACCTCCTGAAAAACCACCTCGGCTTGACGTTGAACTATCTCCGATGACCCCGCTAAGCTTTCGTCAGCCTGCTTTTCCAATTGCTTGACATAGTCCGTAAAGCCAGGATTTCCCCAGCGTTCAGCAAACTCATCATAGGGGGACACCATCGCACCCGGCAATTGCCACCCCTGATTATAGGCAAGTTCAATGGCCCATAAGGCCGTCGCCTGAACGGCATAGGGTTGCACGGACCAACTGGCCATTAACTGACAATAGGTTTCACAGGTCGCTTGCGGAAGACTGTCTAGGTTCAAGTCCCGTTCCGCTGCTTTGTCACGAAACCAGGCTAACTCATCTCGGATCGCGTTCAAGCCTCCCAAGAGGACATCGAAATGGGAGACGGGGGCTGCGGCTAAGCCATTGGCGAGAAAGCGGGTGAACTCGGTGACAAAGAGGTAATCTTGGGTCAGCCAAGTCTTGAACTGATGGGGTTCGATGGTTCCAGCCTGACAGCGATCGAGAAAGGGATGACGGGTGGCGTCCCGCCAGAGGTCAGGATAGGTTTCCAGAAGTGTGGCACAGGTGAGCATGGGGATATCAATCACGATAAGGGTCTCCCCCTAACGGTATAGAGTCACCCTCCGGCTTGTCTATCCCTGGGGGGA harbors:
- a CDS encoding FGGY-family carbohydrate kinase, with the translated sequence MGYALGIDFGTSGLRAILINEAKKPIWQTRVSLEQQTPRAWWMGLSTVLDEIPELWRPGLLAIALNGTSGTVLLCDDRGQPISDTLLYNDSRANSVSSQVQHLVPPQHPAASSTSSFSKLIWFRQQSSLPGNSYFLHQADWLSFRLHGQLGISDYHNSLKLGYDPQSLSYPDWIPQDNPRLPHVVAPGTAIGPLTPDISRRFGLPKTCQVHAGTTDSIAAFLASGASQPGEAVTSLGSTLVLKLLSHQRVDDSRYGVYSHRLGDLWLTGGASNTGGAVLQRFFSQGELEELSDRLPHPPSPLQYYPLLQPGERFPINDPDYPPQLEPKPDNSLDFLHGLLDSMARIEAQGYQRLRELGAPELKRVYTAGGGANNDAWMRLREARLGVPVTRSLETEAAYGTALLAFSSGLKLP
- a CDS encoding ribonuclease toxin HepT-like protein, with product MDDPKKRLLIADLEAQFIIIRDIDKKIKQRADSLNPEDEILLESIAYQIHNIYGASEELLQIVAKYFENNISDASQWHHLLLKRMTVEVPDIRPAFLDSQTYALLNSLRGFRHFFRHGYGTTIDYQQLQPNLEKALNLLPELTTCFEKFSRQLQTRTER
- a CDS encoding nucleotidyltransferase family protein, which produces MSFNTDTLDRILKEQATRNENQRQQVLKSVQQWLDDHGPTYGVKQAYIFGSLIRPYQFQPHSDIDIAVEQVDVEGMFLMISFMMTDMNRDVDVIELKKCHFADKIREAGLLWTTPKNAS
- a CDS encoding ShlB/FhaC/HecB family hemolysin secretion/activation protein; protein product: MKVPCWLWLGGVGMAGLLTAGLGGDLAIAQTPPPQFPELPPLPDRLPPPSPEILVPPLDPPAQPDDPSDAVGEILVREIQLLGNTVFSGEELAPIIEAYEGRSLVFEDLINLRTEITDLYVANGYTTSGAFIPPQDVSDGVVQVQVVEGRLDRLSLEGVSRLSEGYIRRRIGRAAQPPLSLPQLEQALQLLQQDPAITSVRAELVAGRAPGLSELRLNVTEASPVEGGLGLANRNSPNVGSIRPSAQLEFHSPLGIGDSLRGEFALTDGVREGRIEYQIPINAENTRLSFLYKRGRSRVVQRPFDVLGIRSTEENWEFGISHPLWETPNDQFRLSLSLGIERSRTFISDNDPFSFSDGPQQGRSNLTVLRFTQEWSSRSPAEVVAARSQLSLGLDAFNATRNDDDPDGRFFAWLGQFQWVRSLSPDTLLVARVASQLSADSLLPISQFGLGGPDTVRGYLQNQRVGDSGIIASLEFRYPLIQDPRGWGTLQIAPFIDVGTVWNLGGDREIPNPQTLVGTGLGLRWDLANNFSATLDWGIPLVGVGDRGNSLQGNGIYFSIEYNLF
- a CDS encoding TenA family transcriptional regulator produces the protein MIDIPMLTCATLLETYPDLWRDATRHPFLDRCQAGTIEPHQFKTWLTQDYLFVTEFTRFLANGLAAAPVSHFDVLLGGLNAIRDELAWFRDKAAERDLNLDSLPQATCETYCQLMASWSVQPYAVQATALWAIELAYNQGWQLPGAMVSPYDEFAERWGNPGFTDYVKQLEKQADESLAGSSEIVQRQAEVVFQEVARQEQAFWQMAFVPTP